One genomic segment of Helianthus annuus cultivar XRQ/B chromosome 14, HanXRQr2.0-SUNRISE, whole genome shotgun sequence includes these proteins:
- the LOC110903954 gene encoding mitogen-activated protein kinase kinase kinase 17, producing MHTPPMEWIRGQEIGHGTFAKVTLAKPTSQNSRFPPLMAVKSCSLSHSSCLKNEFMMLNELKDCPEVVECYDQCITVENGEKLYNVALEYASGGSLFDKLKSSEGLRLLESDVRRYTKSILKGLQFIHEKQIVHCDVKLQNILLFSDDNVKIADFGLAKRAAAVEVFKTVKPKYEEVRGTPLYMAPETVVGGEQETASDIWAVGCLVSEMLTGVPAWNCSDIGSLLMKIGVGAEIPEIPGKLSDAGKDFLGKCFVKDPSERWTAEMLLKHPFIDGEDGVAIIGSTSPRDPFDFPDWESEQAVAETPCFSLESEFKDEVETRLSMVSRLRQFVTVEVPDWSDSGSWVTVR from the coding sequence atgCATACACCGCCAATGGAGTGGATCAGGGGTCAAGAAATCGGTCACGGAACCTTCGCAAAGGTCACTTTAGCAAAACCCACAAGTCAAAACTCGCGTTTCCCGCCATTAATGGCGGTCAAATCATGTTCTTTGTCACATTCAAGTTGTTTGAAGAACGAGTTTATGATGTTGAATGAACTCAAAGACTGCCCGGAGGTTGTTGAGTGTTACGACCAGTGTATCACGGTCGAAAACGGTGAGAAGTTGTATAATGTTGCGTTGGAGTATGCTTCTGGTGGATCTTTATTCGATAAACTGAAGAGTTCGGAGGGTTTAAGGTTGTTGGAATCTGATGTTCGGAGGTATACAAAATCGATATTAAAAGGTCTTCAGTTTATTCATGAAAAACAGATTGTTCATTGTGACGTCAAGCTCCAGAATATTCTGTTGTTTTCGGATGACAATGTTAAGATTGCAGATTTTGGGTTAGCAAAAAGGGCGGCGGCGGTTGAGGTGTTTAAGACCGTTAAACCGAAGTACGAGGAGGTACGAGGTACGCCGCTTTATATGGCGCCGGAAACAGTTGTCGGTGGGGAACAAGAAACGGCGTCGGATATATGGGCAGTTGGCTGTTTAGTGTCAGAGATGTTGACCGGAGTGCCAGCTTGGAATTGTTCCGACATTGGTTCGCTTTTGATGAAAATCGGCGTTGGCGCCGAAATTCCGGAGATTCCAGGGAAATTATCGGACGCGGGAAAAGACTTTTTGGGTAAATGTTTTGTTAAAGACCCGAGTGAAAGATGGACggctgagatgcttttgaagcaTCCGTTTATTGACGGTGAGGATGGGGTCGCAATCATCGGATCAACGTCTCCAAGAGATCCATTTGATTTTCCAGATTGGGAGTCAGAGCAAGCGGTTGCGGAGACTCCGTGTTTTTCGTTGGAATCGGAGTTTAAGGACGAAGTGGAAACACGGTTGTCGATGGTGAGTAGGTTGCGGCAGTTTGTGACGGTGGAGGTGCCTGATTGGTCTGATTCGGGTAGTTGGGTTACAGTTAGATGA